From a region of the Coprococcus comes ATCC 27758 genome:
- the murI gene encoding glutamate racemase, with amino-acid sequence MKIGIYDSGIGGLSVLHRALKKMPEAEFIYYADTKHVPYGEKTREQIKGYVEEVLNFLIAKEVDAIVIACNTATSVATKEFRGEFAVPIVGMEPAVKRALKLYQDMQKRILVTATPVTIAGEKLHSLLEKVDTEHEVDLAPLPKLVRFAEAGRFQDPEVDKYLKNSLQSYTLNQYAAVVLGCTHFNYFKQSFRKIFPGEIHFVDGNEGTLRQLRRVLPEQTTPGEPSKVTYYFSGEPADDEGMKKIQACMTQLDKVYEIK; translated from the coding sequence ATGAAAATCGGAATATATGATTCAGGTATCGGCGGACTTTCTGTGCTTCACCGCGCACTGAAAAAGATGCCGGAAGCAGAATTTATATATTATGCGGATACAAAGCATGTTCCATACGGAGAAAAGACGAGGGAACAGATCAAAGGATATGTAGAAGAGGTTCTGAATTTCCTGATCGCGAAAGAGGTTGATGCAATCGTAATCGCCTGTAATACGGCAACCAGCGTGGCAACGAAAGAATTCAGAGGCGAATTTGCCGTACCGATCGTCGGTATGGAACCGGCAGTCAAGCGCGCGCTCAAGCTCTATCAGGATATGCAGAAACGGATCTTGGTAACAGCAACACCGGTTACGATAGCCGGAGAAAAATTACACAGCCTTCTGGAAAAAGTAGATACTGAACACGAAGTAGACCTTGCGCCACTTCCAAAACTGGTCCGCTTTGCCGAAGCCGGAAGATTCCAGGACCCGGAAGTAGATAAATACCTGAAAAACAGCCTTCAGAGCTATACACTCAACCAGTATGCTGCAGTCGTACTTGGCTGTACTCACTTCAACTATTTCAAACAATCCTTCCGCAAAATCTTCCCGGGAGAAATCCATTTCGTAGACGGCAACGAAGGCACCCTCCGTCAATTAAGAAGAGTCCTCCCCGAACAAACCACCCCGGGAGAACCCAGCAAAGTCACCTACTACTTCTCCGGAGAACCTGCTGATGATGAGGGTATGAAGAAAATCCAGGCATGTATGACGCAGTTAGATAAAGTATATGAGATCAAGTAA
- the rsxE gene encoding electron transport complex subunit RsxE, with product MNKCTERLYNGLVKENPTFVMMLGMCPTLAVTTSAINGIGMGLSTTVVLIFSNLLISMLRKIIPDSVRMPAFIVVVATLVTVVQFLLEGFVPSLYASLGVYIPLIVVNCIILGRAEAYASKNPVLPSVFDGIGMGLGFTLGLTCIGIVRELIGSGKLFGFQVMPDIYEPVTIFILAPGAFLVLAFLVAARNKIMKKLEAKGKKVVKAQGCCEGGCASCGGCDGHVFPTGQEKE from the coding sequence ATGAATAAATGTACAGAAAGACTTTATAACGGTCTTGTAAAAGAAAACCCGACCTTTGTTATGATGCTTGGTATGTGTCCGACACTGGCGGTTACAACATCCGCAATCAACGGTATTGGTATGGGACTTTCTACCACAGTGGTATTGATTTTCTCAAACCTTTTGATTTCCATGCTGCGTAAGATCATTCCGGATTCGGTTCGTATGCCGGCATTTATCGTAGTTGTAGCAACACTTGTTACCGTGGTACAGTTCCTTCTGGAAGGTTTTGTACCTAGTCTTTATGCATCACTTGGTGTATATATTCCTCTGATCGTAGTTAACTGTATCATCCTTGGACGTGCAGAAGCATATGCATCAAAGAACCCGGTCCTTCCATCTGTATTTGATGGTATTGGTATGGGACTTGGATTCACACTTGGTCTTACCTGCATCGGTATCGTCAGAGAGCTGATTGGTTCCGGAAAATTATTCGGATTTCAGGTTATGCCTGATATCTACGAACCTGTTACTATTTTCATCCTTGCTCCTGGTGCATTCCTTGTCCTTGCATTCCTTGTTGCGGCACGTAACAAGATCATGAAGAAACTGGAAGCAAAAGGAAAGAAAGTTGTCAAAGCGCAGGGATGCTGTGAAGGCGGATGCGCTTCATGCGGCGGATGCGACGGACACGTGTTCCCGACAGGTCAGGAAAAGGAATAG
- a CDS encoding Rqc2 family fibronectin-binding protein, whose amino-acid sequence MAFDGITIANIVKELNDTILNGRIAKIAQPENDELLLTIKPAKGQVRLVISASASLPLIYLSRDNKPSPMTAPNFCMLLRKHIANGRIVGISQPSLERIIRFEIEHLDELGDLCRKSLIVEIMGKHSNIIFCNEKGMIIDSIKHVSAQMSSVREVLPGREYFIPDTMKKENPLGIPEENFTQELLSKPMPVGKAIYNSFTGISPVVAEEICYLAGIDSSVPASEMSGDLLAHLYRQFTYFMEQVTESKFSPAIYYDGNEPKEFSSLLLTHFSNYQVKSYDSISEVIRTYYSSRDLITRIRQKSSDLRRVVQTALERNRKKYDLQLKQLRDTENRDKYKVYGELIHTYGYNLEEGAKELEALNYYTNEMIKIPLDPQKTPQENAKKYFDRYNKQKRTFEALSELIKETKDEIDYLESVSKSLDIARSEDDLIQIKEELIESGFIRRKQSAKKVKITSKPFHYISSDGFHMYVGKNNLQNEELTFHFANGGDWWFHAKKAPGSHVIVKTNGEELPDRTFEEAARLAAHYSKNSGAEKVEVDYVEKKQVKKPNGSKPGFVVYYTNYSMMIDSDISGIQEVQ is encoded by the coding sequence ATGGCTTTTGATGGAATTACAATCGCAAATATCGTAAAAGAATTAAATGATACCATCCTGAACGGACGGATCGCCAAGATCGCACAGCCGGAAAATGATGAACTGCTTCTCACGATCAAACCTGCAAAAGGGCAGGTAAGACTGGTCATCTCCGCAAGTGCATCCCTGCCGCTGATCTATCTGTCCAGAGATAACAAACCAAGTCCGATGACTGCGCCGAATTTCTGTATGCTTCTGAGAAAACATATTGCAAATGGCCGCATCGTAGGCATTTCTCAGCCTTCCCTGGAACGGATCATCCGCTTCGAGATCGAGCACCTGGATGAACTCGGAGATCTGTGCCGCAAATCCCTGATCGTTGAGATCATGGGCAAGCACAGCAATATTATTTTCTGTAATGAAAAAGGAATGATCATCGACAGTATCAAGCATGTTTCCGCGCAGATGAGTTCTGTGCGTGAGGTTCTTCCGGGAAGAGAATATTTTATCCCGGATACTATGAAAAAAGAGAATCCACTTGGCATACCGGAGGAAAATTTCACACAGGAACTTCTCTCCAAACCAATGCCGGTCGGAAAAGCGATCTACAACAGTTTTACCGGAATCAGTCCGGTTGTCGCCGAAGAGATCTGCTATCTGGCAGGAATCGACTCCTCTGTTCCGGCATCGGAGATGTCCGGTGATCTGCTGGCGCATCTGTACCGGCAGTTTACCTATTTTATGGAGCAGGTGACAGAAAGCAAATTCTCTCCTGCTATTTATTACGATGGAAATGAGCCGAAAGAGTTCTCATCTCTTCTGCTCACCCACTTTTCCAACTATCAGGTAAAATCTTATGATTCGATTTCCGAAGTGATCCGGACTTATTATTCTTCCCGTGATCTGATCACCCGGATCCGCCAGAAATCTTCGGATCTGCGCCGTGTGGTTCAGACAGCACTGGAACGTAACCGCAAGAAATACGACCTGCAGTTAAAGCAGCTTCGCGATACGGAAAACCGCGATAAATACAAGGTATACGGGGAACTGATCCACACCTACGGTTACAATCTGGAAGAAGGTGCAAAAGAACTGGAAGCACTCAATTATTATACTAACGAAATGATCAAAATTCCGCTGGATCCGCAGAAAACACCACAGGAAAATGCAAAGAAATATTTTGACCGGTACAATAAACAGAAACGTACTTTCGAGGCTCTTTCAGAACTGATCAAAGAAACGAAAGATGAGATTGATTATCTGGAGTCCGTCAGCAAATCCCTGGATATTGCACGAAGCGAGGATGACCTGATCCAGATCAAGGAAGAACTGATCGAAAGTGGATTTATCCGCAGAAAGCAGTCTGCCAAAAAGGTGAAGATCACAAGCAAACCGTTCCACTATATTTCTTCAGACGGTTTCCATATGTATGTTGGAAAAAATAATCTTCAGAACGAAGAACTCACCTTCCATTTTGCAAATGGCGGGGACTGGTGGTTCCATGCGAAAAAGGCACCGGGTTCCCATGTCATCGTGAAGACGAACGGGGAAGAACTTCCGGACCGGACCTTTGAAGAGGCAGCCAGACTTGCTGCGCATTACTCGAAGAATTCCGGGGCTGAAAAGGTGGAGGTTGACTATGTAGAGAAAAAGCAGGTTAAAAAACCAAATGGAAGCAAGCCTGGGTTTGTCGTGTATTATACCAATTACTCGATGATGATAGATAGTGATATTTCCGGGATTCAGGAAGTACAATAA
- a CDS encoding RnfABCDGE type electron transport complex subunit B yields the protein MSITGVLIAALIVGGTGVFIGVFLGIAGKKFAVEVDEKEEAILAELPGNNCGGCGYAGCSGLAAAIAKGEAPVGQCPVGGAPVAAKIAAIMGEEAGESVHEVAFVKCAGTCEKAKQAYDYTGITDCQMAAMMQNGGPKGCSFGCLGFGSCVKACPFDAIHIVDGIAVVDKEACKACGKCIATCPKHLIELVPYEQKHLVQCSSKDKGKDVMSVCSVGCIGCKMCEKVCESDAVHVVDNIAHIDPEKCTNCGKCAEKCPKKIIK from the coding sequence ATGAGTATAACAGGAGTATTGATTGCTGCACTTATCGTAGGCGGTACCGGCGTATTCATCGGTGTCTTCCTTGGAATTGCAGGCAAGAAATTTGCAGTTGAAGTAGATGAAAAAGAAGAAGCGATTCTCGCAGAACTTCCGGGTAACAACTGTGGTGGATGTGGATATGCCGGATGTTCCGGTCTTGCAGCAGCTATCGCAAAAGGAGAAGCTCCGGTAGGACAGTGCCCGGTCGGCGGTGCTCCGGTAGCAGCCAAGATCGCAGCGATCATGGGCGAAGAAGCCGGTGAAAGCGTACACGAAGTTGCATTTGTAAAATGTGCAGGAACCTGCGAAAAAGCAAAACAGGCATATGATTATACAGGAATTACAGATTGCCAGATGGCAGCCATGATGCAGAATGGCGGACCAAAAGGATGTTCTTTCGGATGCCTTGGTTTCGGAAGCTGCGTAAAGGCATGTCCGTTCGATGCAATCCATATCGTAGATGGAATTGCAGTAGTCGACAAAGAAGCATGTAAAGCCTGTGGTAAATGTATCGCCACCTGTCCAAAACATCTGATCGAGCTTGTACCTTATGAACAGAAGCATCTCGTACAGTGCAGCTCAAAAGATAAAGGAAAAGACGTTATGAGCGTATGTTCCGTAGGATGTATCGGATGTAAGATGTGTGAAAAAGTATGTGAATCTGATGCAGTACATGTAGTAGATAACATCGCACACATTGATCCGGAAAAATGTACAAACTGTGGAAAATGTGCGGAGAAATGTCCGAAGAAGATCATTAAGTAA
- a CDS encoding DUF3877 family protein has product MGYERLEKSLIDLVKEEQAKLGYRKEMIRLYYPLSSLNHFMETNADSEEMQELLADFPKAAEDIFGEVGITHAKDRFCFALSEKASEYVHENMKPNEFIKELVELVAKHGCTMEDIEVLFRSHSDKIVAEPMDNGEFDRMIRFEEGEDKYYYCFKDEGCHIIYHRFLPEDYADFGFKPDKKIRNRGNTNENRNI; this is encoded by the coding sequence ATGGGATACGAGCGTTTGGAAAAGAGTTTAATCGATCTGGTAAAGGAAGAGCAGGCAAAGCTCGGATATCGGAAAGAGATGATCCGGCTTTATTATCCGCTCAGTTCACTGAATCATTTTATGGAGACGAATGCAGATTCGGAAGAAATGCAGGAGCTCCTTGCAGATTTTCCGAAAGCAGCAGAAGATATTTTCGGGGAAGTCGGGATTACACATGCAAAGGACCGTTTTTGCTTTGCTTTATCGGAAAAAGCATCGGAATATGTACATGAAAATATGAAACCGAATGAATTTATCAAAGAGCTGGTGGAACTTGTCGCAAAGCATGGCTGCACGATGGAAGATATCGAAGTATTGTTCCGTTCTCATTCAGACAAGATCGTGGCAGAACCTATGGACAATGGAGAATTTGACCGGATGATCCGGTTTGAAGAGGGAGAAGACAAGTATTATTATTGCTTTAAAGATGAAGGATGCCATATTATTTATCATCGTTTCCTGCCGGAAGATTATGCAGATTTTGGATTTAAACCAGATAAGAAAATAAGAAATCGAGGTAACACCAATGAAAATCGGAATATATGA
- a CDS encoding YicC/YloC family endoribonuclease produces the protein MIKSMTGFGRCEIAEADRKFTVEMKGVNHRYLDVNIRMPKKLNFFESAIRNLLKQYVQRGKIDIFIGYEDMTESQMTLKYNQKLAEEYMASFKQMEEQFGLDNDVRVSTLARCPEVLTMEEQSVDEEELWSGLEKAMKGACEQFVQTKTTEGENLKKDIIGKLDGMLEVVARVEERSPQIVAEYREKLETKVKELLGDTQIDEGRIAAEVVIFSDKICTDEEVVRLKSHIKHMKETLEQTEGIGRKLDFIAQEMNREANTILSKANDLEVSNYAIDLKTEIEKVREQIQNIE, from the coding sequence ATGATAAAAAGTATGACAGGCTTTGGACGGTGTGAGATCGCCGAAGCAGACCGCAAATTTACCGTAGAGATGAAGGGGGTTAATCACCGTTACCTGGATGTGAATATCCGTATGCCAAAGAAGCTTAACTTCTTTGAGTCCGCGATCCGCAACCTGCTCAAGCAGTATGTGCAGAGAGGAAAGATTGATATTTTCATCGGGTATGAAGATATGACAGAAAGCCAGATGACTTTGAAATATAATCAGAAGCTGGCAGAAGAATATATGGCAAGCTTTAAGCAGATGGAAGAACAGTTTGGGCTTGACAATGATGTGCGGGTATCCACACTTGCACGCTGCCCGGAAGTCCTTACGATGGAAGAACAATCTGTGGATGAGGAAGAACTGTGGAGTGGTCTTGAAAAAGCAATGAAAGGCGCATGCGAACAGTTTGTACAGACCAAGACTACAGAAGGTGAGAACCTGAAAAAGGATATCATTGGCAAGCTGGATGGAATGCTGGAAGTTGTTGCCAGGGTTGAAGAGCGATCTCCGCAGATCGTTGCTGAATACCGGGAGAAGCTGGAAACGAAAGTGAAGGAGCTTCTTGGGGACACCCAGATTGACGAAGGACGGATCGCGGCTGAGGTTGTGATCTTCTCTGACAAGATCTGTACAGATGAAGAAGTGGTAAGGCTGAAAAGCCATATCAAGCATATGAAGGAAACTCTGGAACAGACAGAGGGAATCGGACGCAAGCTTGATTTCATTGCGCAGGAGATGAACCGTGAGGCGAACACGATCTTATCCAAGGCAAATGATCTGGAAGTATCCAATTATGCGATCGATCTGAAGACTGAGATTGAAAAAGTCCGTGAGCAGATTCAAAATATTGAATAA
- a CDS encoding RnfABCDGE type electron transport complex subunit G, whose protein sequence is MNKIIKNTLILAAITVVSGLVLGAAYEVTKGPIAQTQAKQKQEACQAVYPEADSFEAMDVDQKAAKEAIKKMGTNATVDEVYSAVMDGSEAGYVITVTDKDGYGGDIQITVGIMSDGTVNGISFLSISETAGLGMRAKEPSFYNQFAGQQAEKFYVSKDGGDGQPIDALSGATITSRAVTGAVNTALGYYQTALGGSGNE, encoded by the coding sequence ATGAATAAGATTATCAAAAATACACTGATCCTTGCAGCAATCACCGTTGTATCTGGTCTGGTACTTGGAGCTGCTTACGAAGTGACAAAAGGTCCAATCGCACAGACACAGGCAAAGCAGAAACAGGAAGCCTGTCAGGCCGTTTATCCGGAAGCAGATTCCTTTGAGGCAATGGACGTAGATCAGAAAGCAGCCAAAGAAGCAATCAAAAAGATGGGAACGAATGCAACAGTAGATGAAGTCTATTCTGCTGTTATGGATGGAAGCGAAGCTGGTTATGTTATAACAGTAACAGACAAAGATGGTTACGGCGGAGATATCCAGATCACAGTCGGTATCATGAGTGACGGTACGGTAAATGGCATTTCTTTCCTTTCCATCAGCGAGACAGCAGGTCTTGGTATGCGTGCGAAAGAACCAAGCTTTTACAATCAGTTTGCAGGACAGCAGGCTGAAAAATTCTATGTATCCAAAGATGGCGGAGACGGACAGCCGATCGATGCTTTGAGTGGTGCAACCATCACTTCCCGTGCAGTCACAGGAGCTGTCAACACAGCACTTGGATATTACCAGACAGCGTTAGGAGGTAGTGGAAATGAATAA
- the rpoZ gene encoding DNA-directed RNA polymerase subunit omega — protein MLHPSYTDLMKVVNQDVEEGATKIVNSRYSIVLATAKRARQIIDGEMPLVPVKDGEKPLSIAIDELNSGKIKIIAEDADK, from the coding sequence ATGTTACATCCATCATATACCGATTTGATGAAAGTAGTAAATCAGGACGTGGAAGAAGGCGCAACTAAGATTGTCAACAGCCGTTATTCTATCGTTCTTGCAACAGCAAAGAGAGCGAGACAGATCATTGACGGCGAGATGCCGCTTGTTCCTGTTAAGGACGGCGAAAAGCCGCTTTCTATTGCAATTGATGAGCTGAACAGTGGAAAGATCAAAATTATTGCAGAAGATGCAGATAAATAA
- a CDS encoding electron transport complex protein RnfA — translation MKELLIIAVGSALVNNVVLSQFLGICPFLGVSKKIETAAGMGGAVVFVITIASFITGAIYQFILHPTGFEYLQTIVFILVIAALVQFVEMFLKKVMPPLYNALGVYLPLITTNCAVLGVSLNCVTKGYNILEGVVYGFSTAVGFTIAIVIMAGIREKIEYNDISESFQGTPIVLLTAALMSIAFFGFSGII, via the coding sequence ATGAAAGAATTACTTATTATAGCAGTTGGTTCGGCGCTTGTTAACAACGTCGTACTCAGCCAGTTCCTCGGTATCTGTCCTTTCCTTGGTGTTTCTAAGAAAATTGAGACAGCAGCCGGCATGGGCGGCGCAGTTGTTTTCGTTATTACAATCGCATCTTTCATTACCGGTGCGATCTACCAGTTCATCTTACATCCGACAGGATTTGAGTATCTGCAGACCATCGTATTTATCCTGGTTATCGCAGCACTCGTTCAGTTTGTAGAAATGTTCCTCAAGAAGGTTATGCCTCCGCTTTATAATGCACTTGGTGTATATCTCCCGTTGATCACAACAAACTGTGCAGTACTTGGTGTATCACTGAACTGTGTAACAAAAGGATATAACATTCTTGAAGGTGTTGTATACGGATTCTCCACAGCAGTCGGATTCACGATCGCGATCGTGATCATGGCTGGTATCCGTGAGAAGATCGAATACAACGATATCAGTGAGTCTTTCCAGGGAACTCCGATCGTACTGCTTACAGCAGCACTGATGTCCATCGCGTTCTTTGGATTCTCAGGAATCATTTAA
- the gmk gene encoding guanylate kinase: MREKKGILIVVSGFSGAGKGTLMKKLMQDYDNYALSISATTRQPRVGEEDGREYFFRTKEEFEKMIARDELIEYARYVENYYGTPKQYVMEQLEAGKDVILEIEIQGALKVKEKYPDTLLMFVTPPSAQVLKDRLVGRGTETAEVIDSRMKRAVEESQGVEKYDYLVINDDLERCAKEMHSIIQGEHDRVSRNADFIDDIRKELKEL, from the coding sequence ATGAGAGAAAAAAAAGGAATTCTTATTGTAGTATCCGGATTTTCCGGAGCCGGTAAGGGAACACTGATGAAAAAGCTGATGCAGGACTATGATAATTATGCATTATCGATCTCTGCAACCACGCGACAGCCTCGTGTCGGGGAAGAAGATGGAAGAGAGTATTTTTTTAGAACCAAAGAAGAATTTGAAAAAATGATTGCGCGTGATGAGCTTATAGAGTATGCTAGATATGTAGAAAATTACTATGGAACTCCGAAGCAGTATGTTATGGAGCAGTTAGAGGCAGGCAAGGATGTGATCCTTGAGATTGAGATCCAGGGTGCGTTGAAAGTGAAAGAGAAGTATCCGGATACCCTGCTGATGTTCGTGACTCCGCCGAGTGCGCAGGTACTGAAAGACAGACTGGTAGGACGGGGAACCGAGACCGCAGAAGTGATCGATTCGAGAATGAAGCGGGCAGTAGAAGAATCACAGGGCGTAGAGAAGTACGATTATCTTGTGATCAATGATGACCTGGAGCGCTGCGCAAAAGAGATGCACAGCATTATTCAGGGTGAGCATGACCGGGTAAGCCGGAATGCTGACTTTATAGATGATATCAGAAAAGAACTGAAGGAACTGTAG
- a CDS encoding VanZ family protein, translated as MYKKIIIQDFNQPVMWLIPAIIFSACLVLFISWVYEKGSQKQEKDNGINKKYRIAWLLFIAYIIVTFQTVFFSREAGSRKEISLVLFETWGHSFHMHAMFIENIIMFIPFGVLLPIVFKQVRSGWKCVLIGFLCSCGIEITQHITQRGYLQLDDVVTNTVGMFIGWAIWKIVCKCLRTCLSEKC; from the coding sequence TTGTACAAAAAAATAATAATTCAAGATTTTAATCAACCAGTAATGTGGCTGATTCCGGCAATCATTTTTAGTGCTTGTCTTGTACTTTTTATTAGTTGGGTGTATGAGAAAGGTTCTCAAAAGCAGGAAAAGGATAATGGAATTAATAAAAAATATAGAATTGCGTGGTTATTATTTATTGCCTATATTATTGTTACCTTTCAGACTGTCTTTTTTTCAAGAGAAGCGGGGAGCAGGAAAGAAATTAGTTTAGTGTTATTTGAAACATGGGGACATTCTTTCCATATGCATGCTATGTTTATTGAGAATATTATTATGTTTATTCCTTTTGGTGTATTGTTACCAATAGTTTTTAAACAAGTCAGAAGCGGTTGGAAATGTGTGCTGATTGGTTTTTTATGTTCCTGTGGTATAGAGATCACACAGCATATTACGCAGAGAGGATATTTACAATTGGATGATGTGGTAACAAATACAGTTGGGATGTTTATCGGATGGGCGATATGGAAGATCGTATGCAAGTGCCTCAGAACATGTCTGAGTGAAAAGTGCTGA
- a CDS encoding DUF2752 domain-containing protein, whose translation MLLQDLWNIRIAILLFAIYFVIGRKFLYSLCPMVIMTGFPCPGCGLTRAMFMVLRGDFAGAWKMHPFIYGVIILVGWFGVRRYIQRKETKSLGKWVILLCVGLILYYVYRMVRYFPGDAPMSYYYGSVGYRVWEIIRSGRNYL comes from the coding sequence ATGCTTTTACAGGACTTATGGAATATCCGCATTGCGATTCTTCTATTTGCAATTTATTTTGTTATAGGAAGAAAGTTTTTATACAGTCTGTGTCCAATGGTGATCATGACGGGATTTCCTTGTCCGGGATGCGGGCTTACAAGAGCGATGTTTATGGTGCTGCGAGGGGACTTTGCCGGGGCATGGAAAATGCATCCGTTTATTTATGGTGTGATTATTCTGGTGGGATGGTTTGGCGTGCGGAGATACATACAGAGAAAAGAAACGAAGAGTCTTGGAAAATGGGTGATTCTTCTGTGTGTAGGACTGATTCTATATTATGTGTACCGAATGGTAAGGTATTTTCCGGGAGATGCTCCGATGAGTTATTACTATGGAAGCGTGGGATACCGGGTGTGGGAGATAATTAGAAGTGGAAGAAATTATTTATAG
- a CDS encoding aldehyde dehydrogenase, translated as MPGRLRHMDEQTIRQRISTQRDFFATGATLPLSFRLKQLEQLKLALKRHEQDLYTALKADLGKSRMESYMCEIGLTLSELTWMQKHLPKLMRCKTVPTPLAHFAAKSFQSPSPYGTVLIMSPWNYPVLLTLEPLIDALAAGNTVILKPSAYAPHTSQILSQLLKKCYPPEYVTMITGGREENQALLNQRFDKIFFTGGKTVGKEVLRHAAEYLTPVTLELGGKSPCIVDSTAKISLTARRIVFGKYLNCGQTCVAPDYILCDASVRNQLLQALEKEIHRQFGKQPLQNPDYGKIINEKHFHRLQNLIAADKLVCGGESDPSALRIAPTILKDVIWDDPVMGEEIFGPILPVLTYSDLNDAIRQVESHPHPLALYLFTEDPAAKKKVLARCHFGGGCINDTIIHLATSQMPFGGVGESGMGCYHGKEGFECFTHQRSIVDKKTWMDLPIRYQKYRFWKEKMLRVFLR; from the coding sequence ATACCTGGGAGGTTAAGACACATGGATGAACAGACAATCAGACAGCGGATTTCCACACAGCGTGATTTTTTTGCAACCGGCGCAACACTTCCGCTTTCTTTTCGATTAAAACAATTAGAACAGCTAAAACTTGCACTCAAACGCCATGAACAAGATCTGTACACAGCACTAAAAGCGGATCTTGGAAAAAGCCGGATGGAAAGCTATATGTGCGAAATCGGTCTGACGCTTTCCGAGCTTACCTGGATGCAAAAGCATTTACCAAAGCTGATGCGCTGTAAAACCGTCCCTACTCCGCTGGCACACTTCGCCGCCAAAAGCTTTCAATCGCCATCCCCCTACGGAACCGTACTGATCATGAGTCCCTGGAATTACCCGGTACTCCTCACTTTAGAACCGCTGATCGATGCGCTCGCCGCCGGAAATACCGTCATCCTGAAGCCAAGCGCTTACGCTCCACACACCAGTCAGATTCTGAGTCAGCTTCTCAAGAAATGCTATCCGCCGGAATATGTAACGATGATCACCGGAGGCCGGGAAGAAAATCAGGCGCTCTTAAACCAGCGTTTTGACAAAATCTTTTTCACCGGAGGAAAAACGGTTGGAAAAGAAGTCCTTCGTCATGCTGCCGAATACCTGACTCCCGTCACTCTGGAGCTTGGTGGGAAAAGCCCGTGCATCGTGGATTCCACGGCGAAAATTTCTCTCACCGCAAGACGGATCGTATTCGGAAAATACCTCAACTGCGGACAGACCTGCGTTGCCCCGGATTATATCCTCTGCGATGCTTCTGTTCGAAACCAGCTGCTTCAGGCACTAGAAAAAGAAATCCACCGGCAGTTTGGCAAACAGCCTCTTCAAAATCCGGATTATGGGAAAATCATCAACGAAAAACATTTTCACCGGTTGCAGAACCTGATTGCTGCCGACAAGCTGGTCTGTGGAGGTGAGTCCGATCCGTCTGCCCTGCGCATTGCCCCGACCATCCTAAAAGATGTCATCTGGGACGATCCGGTCATGGGCGAAGAAATTTTCGGACCGATTCTTCCGGTACTTACCTATTCTGACCTGAATGATGCAATCCGGCAGGTCGAATCCCATCCCCACCCGCTTGCACTCTATCTTTTCACCGAAGATCCTGCTGCCAAAAAGAAAGTCCTTGCCAGATGTCATTTTGGCGGCGGCTGCATCAACGATACCATCATCCACCTCGCCACCAGCCAGATGCCGTTCGGCGGTGTCGGAGAAAGCGGAATGGGATGCTATCATGGGAAAGAAGGATTTGAATGCTTCACACATCAGAGAAGCATAGTCGATAAGAAAACCTGGATGGATCTCCCGATCCGGTATCAGAAGTACCGGTTCTGGAAAGAAAAAATGCTGAGAGTCTTCCTGCGCTAG